DNA from Solanum stenotomum isolate F172 chromosome 3, ASM1918654v1, whole genome shotgun sequence:
tacattttaaatgACCTTAAAAAGGATATATGCACATGAAGTTGGGATATTCCTCCAGTCCCCCACCCCAAACAAGAACAAATTAACCTGAATAATGACGTTACATGGAAACCTAGCTAATCGAAGTTAATCATGCTAGCAAAAGAAGTTTCTAATTATCCAGTATccactaaataaatatttgaatttctaCTGTAATGCCAATTTGCTTGTTTAAACATGTCTTACATGATCTCATAGTTATCTTGCATATACTCCATCATTAGGTCATCTTTCGTTGTTATAGCTGGTAACTTATCTTATTTTCATAATTACAAATCTTACGCAATAATGGAGGCTTACCTAAGTATCTCACTCTTTTCAGGAGGTGCGGACAAAACAAGACCATGTTGATCAAGCCATTAGTTACATTGGGGAACTGAAAGAAAGAGTAGAAGTATTAAAGAAAAGGAAGGAGGAGGTAGCACAAGGCACAAATGATCATTCAAGGAAATCCATGTCTACAACTAGTTGTACTATAAAAACACCTAATATGGTTGAATTTAGAGAGTTGGATTCAACTCTAGAGGTCATCATTTTAACAAGTGGTTTGCAAAAGAATTTCACATTGCAAGAGGTTATTAAAATCATAGAGGAAGAAGGAGCTCAAGTTGTTACCGCTAATTATTCAACACTTGAAGATGCAATTTATTATACTATCCACGCTCAGGTAGTTCATAACCCCTCtgatcacaatttatgtgacatttttttttagtcagtcccaaaaaaaataacattactGTACACTTAGTAGTCTCCATTTGACTTTAAACTCCCTCCCCCTCTCCCTTAACGTGGTGATTTATATTCACATAAATTTCTATGACTTTTTTTAGAtcataagtttcaaaagtcttacTAAATAGAAAATTTATGCTCATTGATAAGACGACAACACGAGAAGAAAGTATACCCGTTATGTACATAGCTAGTTACTTTTGAAAACTGAATTAATTAACAATGCTTTTCTTGTTATGTAATGTTTGTAG
Protein-coding regions in this window:
- the LOC125857868 gene encoding transcription factor bHLH168-like gives rise to the protein MESSNVNIVGTSTSQKIDRKTQEKNRRVHMKHLSSKLFSLIPSNYSKEVRTKQDHVDQAISYIGELKERVEVLKKRKEEVAQGTNDHSRKSMSTTSCTIKTPNMVEFRELDSTLEVIILTSGLQKNFTLQEVIKIIEEEGAQVVTANYSTLEDAIYYTIHAQVKITRLGVDASSIHLRLQNLLF